The nucleotide window CGCGTCGTTGCGACGGCTGTAGCCCTGGCCGCCGTCCGCGAGGATCTCGCCGTTGCGGTGGACGAGGCGCCAGCGCCACTCGCTGGCGGCGTCGCGGTAGACCTCGAAGCCCGCGGGGTCGAACCAGAGGTACGACGCCGGGCCGACCGTCGACTGCAACCGATCGATCGCACGGCGGGCGTTCGACCGAGAGGCGTAGCCCTCACCGCTGTCACCGATGATCTCGCCGTTCGAGTGCCTGATCCGGAACCGCCACTCGCCGCCGGCGTCTTCGTACAGTTCGATCGTCGACTGGCTGTCTGCGTCCTCGAACATCTCGATGGGGTCGGTCTCGTCGGGGAGTTCGTCGACGGTGTCGATCAGGAGCGTGCTCGCGCCGAGGGCGTTCGATCGGACGCTCTGGATGCCCTTCTGGGCGTTGTGTTGTCGGGTGTAGCCCTGCCCGCCGTCCGCGATGACGTTGCCGTTGCGGTGGCGGAGTCGCCAGCGCCACTGCTCGCTGCGGTCCTCGTACAGTTCGAACCCCCCCCCCCATACTCGCTCGGAGCGCCGCGATCTCGGCCGCCAGGTCGTCGCGTTCGGCCGCGGCCGTCTCGGCGTCCGATCGGGCCTGATCGCGGTCGGCCGTGGCCCGGTCACGATCGGCGGCAGAGTCGTCGCGCTCGCGACGCGCAGTCGCGAGGTCGTCTTCGAGGGCGGTCTCCCGACCGTCGTCCCCGGTCCCGACGAGCAACGGGGCGATCACGCCGCCGATCGCGACGACGAGCAGCCCACTCGTGTACAGGCCGAGCACGGGTTCGTACCCACTGTCGAGCGCCCAGTTCTGTGGGTAGATCAGCACGAACCACACGATCGCGAGATATCCGATCGCCTGGCCGGCGTAGGCGGCGTAGTTCGCCCAGGGCTGGAGGGGGAGTCTGATCACCGGGCCAGCGAACAGCATGACGAGGCCGACACCGGCGAGCGCGACGCTCACCTCTCGGAGCGACATCGACGCCCCGCCCGGGGCGGAACTCACGAGGAAGCTCGTGATCCCGACCGTTCCGAGGATCAATCCGACGACGAACACCCAGTAGCCCCGTACTTCGTCGTGAGTTGTCGGCACCCCCACCCGATTCCGATAGATCGATTCGAGCCTGCCCTGACTGGCTTCGGTGGCCATACCGGTTCGTCTCGGGCCGGTGTAATATATTATATGGCAGATATTTGAACGGAATTCGATCGGCACCGTGGGGACTGCTCCGTCTTTGGCCCCTCGATTCGACACCGCACCACAGGATTTAAGTCTAAATAGGCAATATTTAATGTGAGGTGTATCGGTGAAAAGAATTCGTCCGTGCCACGCCGGGCTCGGGCAATCGTAACCAACTATGTCAGAGAAAAATACAGCAGCAGACGGGGGAACAGGAGTGAACGGATCGGTCAATCGACGGACGTTCCTGAAGACGTCGGGGGCCGCAGGAGCGATGGCCGTCGGACTCGGGGCCGGGTTCGCGGGGACGGCAGCCGGGGGCCTCGCAGAGTTCAGCGAGCTCTCTGTGGACGCTCAGAACCGGATCGTTCGAGACGACACCGGCGAGGTGTTCAAGATCCGTGGCCTGAACGTGCCCGACCCGAAGCGGATGGCCATCACCGAACAGATGCGTGGCAAGACGATGAAGGGCCTGATCAATATGATCACGGACAACACGAATGGATGGCACCCGCGCGCCATCCGCCTTCCGGCCCAGCCCACCGACATCGGTGAGCACCCCAACGGGAACACAGGTCCGACCTGGGAGGAGTTCGCACCCGAGGTCATCGAGAACGAGACCAACGAGTTCATGACGATGGACCGTCGGCTGATGCGGCCTGCCCAGCCCGACGAGTACCCGAACGGGGCGTTCACCCGCGACCAGCTCGAAACGTATCTCGAAGAGTACTACGACCCCATCGTCGAACACTGTAAAGATCGTGGGGTCTACTGTATCGTCGACTTCCACCGCCACTGGCACGAGCAGCCGCCGGGCGACGGTGAGGGATCGGGTCCGACCGGGATGGGCCCCGAAGGCGACGCCGAGGCCGAGAACCACCTGCCGTACGACAGCCCGTACACGCTGTACTGGGCGTACAACGAGTACTACGGCGAAGACGAACCCGCGTCCTGGGGCTACGTCGACCAGAAGTTCCGGAACAACATGGACGCCGGGTACGTCAGCCAGGAGATGATCGACAGCGGCGACACGCCGTACACCCAGTGGCAGGTCAACCAGGACCTCGTCGACGAGGCCCTGATGTTCTGGGACGTCGTGGCCGAACGGTACGCCGACAAGGAGCACGTCATCTTCGAGCCGTACAACGAGCCGACTGCGCCCGGTATCTGGGGCCCGGTCGAGGACTACGGCGCGAACAAACTGAAACCGCTGTGGGACGTCTTCGTCGAGGACTTCGCCACGCCGCTCATCGACAAGATCCGAGAGTACACCACAGACAAGCACATCATGATGGGTGTGCCCGGCTGGTGTCAGGGCACGCAGGGTGTCCACTGGCGGGAGTTCCCCGACGACAACCTCTCGGTCGTCTGGCACAACTACGCCGGTCACGAGGCCAGCAAGCAAGAGAACTGGCTCAACGACGAGTGTATCGGGCAGGGCTGTTGGGAGCCCGAGGAGTCCCAGGGCCTGCAGAACGCGATGGACGTCCACCCCGTCTCGGTCACCGAGTTCGGGTGGCAGGACCCCGAATACACGATGGACGAGCTGGGTGAGGAAGTCAACATCAGCAAGTGGCTCCAGGGATCCACCGCTGGCAAGGGCTCGACCAAAGAGTACGGGAGGCCCATGATGGAGGCGATCGAGACCGACGACCGGATCAGCTGGGTCGCGTGGTGTGCCGACGCGCGCTGGCTGCCGACGATGTTCCGCGCCGACTTCAAACTCCAGGAAGGGAACTTCGAGCTCACCAACGGGAGCTTCTACGAGACGCCCGAGTCCGAGTTCCCGGTCAACTGTGAGGACATGCCGTGTGACTGGAAGCTCTGGCAGAACCCCAACATGGGTCAGCACGTCAAGGACGTCCTCGCAGAGTACAAAGGCGACAACGTGCCCTTCGAGACGACCGAACTGGACGGCGGGACCGGCGGCGGGTCCTTTGGCGAGGACGCGACCGACCCCGACGGTGACGGTCTCTACGAGGACGTCAACGGGAACGAGCAGATCGACTTCCCCGACGTGAACGCGCTGTTCCAGAACACCAGCAACACGGACGACACGAGGTTCGACTTCGACGAGGACGGTGACGTCGACCTCGATGACGTCCTCACGCTGTTCGAGATGGTCTAACGGCCGGAATCACTCTCTCGATTTCTTTCTCTCTGTTTCGACGATCGATCAGCGACGGCGTCGCGTCACTCGATCACGTCGGTGACCGTCAAGGCCTCACGGGCCGCCGATCGGGAGATGCCGTCACCGAGGATGGTGTACCGATCGCGGATCCGGTGGGCCGTCGCGAGCGCGTCGACGGCGGTCTCGGGGTCGATCCCCAACTCGGCGGCGGTCGTCGGGGCATCGATCGCGGTGAGCGCCGCGCGAATGTCCTCCCAGAACCCGTCGGGGCCGCTGTGGAGATACGCGACGACGATCGTTCCGACGCCGACCTGGTGGCCGTGGAGCGCGGGGTCGTCGGCCAGGCGGTCGAGTTGGTGGCTGAACAGGTGTTCCGCGCCACTGGCCGGGCGTGAACTGCCGGCGATCGACATCGCGACCCCCGAGGAGAGCAGCGCCTTGACGACGATCCAGGCCGACTCTTCGAGGCCCTGTTTGATCGAGTCGGCGTTCTCGACGAGCATCTCGGCGGTCATCCGCGAGAGCGCGCCGGCGTATTCGGAGTACGTCTCGTTGCGCAGGCGGCGCGCGAGTTCCCAGTCTCGGACCGCCGTATAGTTCGAGATGATGTCCGCACAGCCGGCGGTGGTGAGCCGCCAGGGCGCGTCCGCGAGCACCCGCGTGT belongs to Halococcoides cellulosivorans and includes:
- a CDS encoding NAD(P)-dependent glycerol-1-phosphate dehydrogenase, with the protein product MFEKSTWIRLPRTVRVGHDVLDSIGEALDDPALNGRPLVVTGPIPREVAGDRVLDQLTASGHDPAVVEPKGTSYSAVETTIEAARECDAGYLLAIGGGRPIDIAKMAADDIGVGFVSVPTAPSHDGIVSGRASMPDGDTRHSVAADPPLAVIADTRVLADAPWRLTTAGCADIISNYTAVRDWELARRLRNETYSEYAGALSRMTAEMLVENADSIKQGLEESAWIVVKALLSSGVAMSIAGSSRPASGAEHLFSHQLDRLADDPALHGHQVGVGTIVVAYLHSGPDGFWEDIRAALTAIDAPTTAAELGIDPETAVDALATAHRIRDRYTILGDGISRSAAREALTVTDVIE
- a CDS encoding cellulase family glycosylhydrolase is translated as MSEKNTAADGGTGVNGSVNRRTFLKTSGAAGAMAVGLGAGFAGTAAGGLAEFSELSVDAQNRIVRDDTGEVFKIRGLNVPDPKRMAITEQMRGKTMKGLINMITDNTNGWHPRAIRLPAQPTDIGEHPNGNTGPTWEEFAPEVIENETNEFMTMDRRLMRPAQPDEYPNGAFTRDQLETYLEEYYDPIVEHCKDRGVYCIVDFHRHWHEQPPGDGEGSGPTGMGPEGDAEAENHLPYDSPYTLYWAYNEYYGEDEPASWGYVDQKFRNNMDAGYVSQEMIDSGDTPYTQWQVNQDLVDEALMFWDVVAERYADKEHVIFEPYNEPTAPGIWGPVEDYGANKLKPLWDVFVEDFATPLIDKIREYTTDKHIMMGVPGWCQGTQGVHWREFPDDNLSVVWHNYAGHEASKQENWLNDECIGQGCWEPEESQGLQNAMDVHPVSVTEFGWQDPEYTMDELGEEVNISKWLQGSTAGKGSTKEYGRPMMEAIETDDRISWVAWCADARWLPTMFRADFKLQEGNFELTNGSFYETPESEFPVNCEDMPCDWKLWQNPNMGQHVKDVLAEYKGDNVPFETTELDGGTGGGSFGEDATDPDGDGLYEDVNGNEQIDFPDVNALFQNTSNTDDTRFDFDEDGDVDLDDVLTLFEMV